A section of the Streptomyces sp. CG1 genome encodes:
- a CDS encoding DUF3105 domain-containing protein, whose product MGSAKNSSAARKARIEEMRRAERARERRSRIVTIAASVVVVAGLVVGGVVLVNSRSDNKKDTASDTKGGSSGDSGHWVAGKDGVQTWSGKLARTHVPTKVSYPMHPPVGGNHNPVWATCNGTVYTKPLQDENAVHSLEHGAVWVTYTDKANKADIDALAAKVKKTPYSLMSPYENQTAPLILSAWGHQVTVKSASDPEVDKFFAAYVQGQQTPEPGAACTNGAM is encoded by the coding sequence ATGGGTTCCGCCAAGAACAGCAGCGCGGCGCGCAAGGCGCGCATAGAGGAGATGCGCCGCGCCGAGCGGGCGCGCGAGCGCCGCAGCCGCATAGTCACCATCGCCGCGAGCGTGGTGGTCGTCGCCGGCCTCGTCGTCGGCGGTGTGGTCCTCGTGAACTCCCGGTCCGACAACAAGAAGGACACCGCGAGCGACACCAAGGGGGGCTCCTCCGGCGACTCCGGGCACTGGGTCGCCGGCAAGGACGGCGTGCAGACCTGGTCCGGCAAGCTGGCGCGGACGCATGTGCCGACCAAGGTGTCGTACCCGATGCACCCGCCGGTCGGCGGCAACCACAACCCGGTCTGGGCGACCTGCAACGGCACCGTCTACACCAAGCCCCTGCAGGACGAGAACGCGGTGCACTCGCTGGAGCACGGCGCGGTCTGGGTGACGTACACCGACAAGGCGAACAAGGCCGACATAGACGCGCTCGCGGCGAAGGTGAAGAAGACGCCGTACTCGCTGATGAGCCCGTACGAGAACCAGACGGCGCCGCTGATCCTGTCGGCGTGGGGCCACCAGGTGACGGTGAAGAGCGCGAGCGATCCGGAAGTGGACAAGTTCTTCGCCGCCTACGTGCAGGGCCAGCAGACGCCCGAGCCGGGCGCCGCCTGCACCAACGGGGCGATGTAG
- a CDS encoding DUF305 domain-containing protein, whose product MRRRHIGWIAGAAAAVLVAAGAVTYAVAEDSGDPGPKTPGAESADAGFARDMAVHHQQAVEMSYIVRDHTKNEEVRSLAYDIAQTQANQRGMLLGWLDLWGLPKVSAKPPMAWMGMGDMPERGDGSLMPGMATNTELKKLQSLDGKQAEVLYLQLMTDHHKGGIHMAEGCVAKCTVDVEKRLAQGMVDAQQSELQMMAQMLKERGAKPRS is encoded by the coding sequence GTGCGGCGGCGGCACATCGGCTGGATCGCGGGAGCCGCGGCGGCGGTACTCGTCGCGGCCGGCGCGGTCACCTATGCGGTCGCCGAGGACTCCGGGGACCCGGGCCCGAAGACGCCGGGCGCGGAGTCGGCGGACGCCGGGTTCGCCCGGGACATGGCCGTGCATCACCAGCAGGCCGTCGAGATGTCGTACATCGTCCGGGACCACACGAAGAACGAGGAAGTGCGCAGCCTCGCCTACGACATCGCGCAGACGCAGGCCAACCAGCGGGGCATGCTGCTGGGTTGGCTGGATCTGTGGGGGCTGCCGAAGGTGTCGGCGAAGCCGCCGATGGCCTGGATGGGCATGGGTGACATGCCCGAGCGGGGGGACGGCTCGCTGATGCCGGGCATGGCGACGAACACCGAGCTGAAGAAGCTCCAGTCGCTGGACGGCAAGCAGGCCGAGGTCCTCTATCTGCAGCTGATGACGGACCATCACAAGGGCGGTATCCACATGGCCGAGGGCTGTGTGGCCAAGTGCACCGTCGACGTGGAGAAGCGGCTCGCACAGGGCATGGTCGACGCGCAGCAGTCGGAGCTACAGATGATGGCCCAGATGCTGAAGGAGCGAGGAGCGAAACCGCGTTCTTGA
- a CDS encoding protease pro-enzyme activation domain-containing protein: MAATLPMVAGALALGIPAAHAADSPARDTLKGTKPLWATAKADKGATSNSAQINARVYLAGKDAAGLAAYAKAVSDPGSPLYGKYLSAKKAQARFGATKAQVTAVKSWLTSAGLKVTEVTQHYVAVSGDVAAAEKAFGTQLHNYAKGSATYRAPAQTASVPAGLKDAVLTVTGLDNAPHMANHDDTLPPPDAVFKNAGPSSSYYGSKIATSLPDAYGQKIPYAIKGYTGKQLRAAYGAGKYTGKGVRIAITDAYASPTLAFDAGTYAVKNGDQAWTTSQLHQSLPAAYTKTAECKAAGWYGEETLDVEAVHAVAPNADVTYVGAASCYDEDLLGSLSKVVDNHLADIVSNSWGDVEANQTPDLAAAYDQVFQLGAVQGIGFYFSSGDNGDEVAHTKTKQVDTPANSAWVTAVGGTSLAVGKGDTYQWETGWGTEKATLSADGKSWTNFPGAFTSGAGGGTSKTVAEPYYQKGVVPDALAQANSATGNRVVPDIAAIADPNTGFLVGQTQTFPDGSQQYSEYRIGGTSLAAPVIAAVQALAQEAGGGKAIGFANPTIYAKYGKKGVFHDVTDNPTGSGLAVARVDFANGLDAKGGLLYSVRSLGKDSSLSATKGYDDVTGVGSPADGYVQSYAAKKH, from the coding sequence ATGGCAGCGACACTGCCCATGGTCGCCGGCGCGCTGGCGCTGGGCATACCCGCGGCGCACGCCGCGGACAGCCCCGCTCGTGACACACTGAAGGGCACCAAGCCTCTCTGGGCCACGGCCAAGGCGGACAAGGGCGCGACCTCGAACAGCGCCCAGATCAACGCCAGGGTCTACCTCGCCGGAAAGGACGCGGCCGGACTCGCCGCCTACGCCAAGGCCGTGTCCGACCCCGGCTCGCCGCTGTACGGCAAGTACCTGAGCGCCAAGAAGGCGCAGGCCCGCTTCGGGGCCACCAAGGCTCAGGTGACTGCTGTCAAGTCCTGGCTGACGTCGGCCGGTCTGAAGGTCACCGAGGTCACCCAGCACTACGTCGCCGTCTCCGGTGACGTGGCCGCCGCCGAGAAGGCGTTCGGCACCCAGCTGCACAACTACGCCAAGGGCTCGGCGACCTACCGTGCCCCCGCGCAGACGGCCTCTGTCCCGGCCGGCCTGAAGGACGCCGTCCTGACCGTCACCGGCCTGGACAACGCCCCGCACATGGCGAACCACGACGACACGCTGCCGCCGCCGGACGCCGTGTTCAAGAACGCCGGGCCGTCCTCCTCGTACTACGGTTCGAAGATCGCGACCTCGCTGCCGGACGCGTACGGCCAGAAGATCCCGTACGCGATCAAGGGCTACACCGGCAAGCAGCTGCGCGCCGCGTACGGCGCCGGCAAGTACACCGGCAAGGGCGTCCGCATCGCCATCACCGACGCCTACGCCTCGCCGACCCTCGCCTTCGACGCCGGCACGTACGCGGTGAAGAACGGCGACCAGGCCTGGACGACCAGCCAGCTGCACCAGTCGCTGCCGGCCGCCTACACCAAGACCGCCGAGTGCAAGGCGGCCGGCTGGTACGGCGAGGAGACCCTCGACGTCGAGGCCGTGCACGCCGTCGCACCCAACGCCGACGTCACCTACGTCGGTGCGGCCTCCTGCTACGACGAAGACCTGCTGGGCTCCCTCAGCAAGGTGGTCGACAACCACCTGGCCGACATCGTCTCCAACTCCTGGGGCGACGTCGAGGCCAACCAGACGCCGGACCTCGCGGCCGCCTACGACCAGGTCTTCCAGCTGGGCGCGGTGCAGGGCATCGGTTTCTACTTCTCCTCCGGTGACAACGGCGACGAGGTCGCCCACACCAAGACCAAGCAGGTCGACACCCCGGCGAACTCGGCATGGGTGACCGCGGTCGGCGGTACGTCGCTGGCGGTCGGCAAGGGCGACACGTACCAGTGGGAGACCGGCTGGGGCACCGAGAAGGCGACCCTGTCGGCCGACGGCAAGAGCTGGACGAACTTCCCCGGCGCCTTCACCTCGGGCGCGGGCGGCGGCACCAGCAAGACAGTCGCCGAGCCGTACTACCAGAAGGGCGTGGTCCCGGACGCGCTGGCGCAGGCCAACAGCGCCACCGGCAACCGCGTCGTCCCGGACATCGCGGCCATCGCCGACCCGAACACCGGCTTCCTGGTCGGCCAGACCCAGACCTTCCCGGACGGCTCGCAGCAGTACAGCGAGTACCGCATCGGCGGCACCTCGCTGGCCGCTCCGGTGATCGCGGCGGTCCAGGCGCTGGCCCAGGAGGCGGGCGGCGGCAAGGCGATCGGCTTCGCCAACCCGACGATCTACGCGAAGTACGGCAAGAAGGGCGTCTTCCACGACGTCACGGACAACCCGACGGGCTCCGGCCTGGCGGTCGCCCGCGTGGACTTCGCCAACGGCCTGGACGCCAAGGGCGGCCTGCTGTACTCGGTCCGCAGCCTCGGCAAGGACAGCTCGCTGTCCGCGACGAAGGGCTACGACGACGTGACGGGCGTGGGCTCGCCCGCGGACGGTTACGTCCAGTCGTACGCGGCGAAGAAGCACTGA
- a CDS encoding MFS transporter — MPLALLALAVGAFGIGTTEFVMMGLLPDVADDLHISIPTAGHLVSAYALGVVIGAPLLAALTARMSRRTVLIALMGLFVAGNALSAFAPGNGSLLAARFLSGLPHGAFFGVGAVVATSLVPPERKARSVSLMFLGLTVANIAGVPVATLMGQHLGWRSTFLAVSVIGLAAIASLALLIPQDKGHAAASTGLRGELAALKSLPVWLALGTTVAGFGALFAAYSYVTPMLTGAAGYAESSVTLLLALFGVGATAGNLLGGRLADHSLRGTLFGGLASLGAVLLLFPLLMRAEWSAALAVALLGLAAFITGTPLQLMVMEKASAAPSLASSANQAAFNLANAGGAWIGGLALAADFGTTSPALAGAMLAVLGLGVAAVAYAVDRRRTPSAGRERLVASHVPEEPAALHH; from the coding sequence ATGCCCCTGGCCCTGCTCGCTCTGGCCGTCGGCGCTTTCGGAATAGGTACGACCGAGTTCGTGATGATGGGCCTGCTGCCCGATGTCGCGGACGACCTGCACATCTCGATCCCCACCGCAGGACACCTGGTCTCGGCGTACGCGCTGGGCGTCGTCATCGGCGCCCCGCTGCTCGCCGCGCTCACGGCGCGTATGTCCCGCCGCACGGTCCTGATCGCCCTGATGGGACTGTTCGTCGCGGGCAACGCCCTGTCGGCGTTCGCCCCCGGCAACGGCTCCCTGCTCGCCGCCCGCTTCCTCAGCGGCCTGCCGCACGGCGCCTTCTTCGGCGTGGGCGCAGTGGTGGCGACGTCGCTGGTCCCGCCGGAGCGCAAGGCCCGCTCGGTGTCGCTGATGTTCCTCGGCCTGACGGTCGCCAACATCGCGGGCGTGCCGGTGGCGACGCTGATGGGCCAGCACCTGGGCTGGCGGTCGACGTTCCTGGCCGTGAGCGTGATCGGCCTGGCCGCGATCGCCTCGCTGGCGCTGCTGATCCCGCAGGACAAGGGACATGCCGCCGCGTCGACGGGCCTGCGCGGCGAACTGGCCGCACTGAAGTCCCTGCCGGTCTGGCTCGCCCTCGGCACGACGGTGGCGGGCTTCGGTGCGCTGTTCGCGGCGTACAGCTATGTGACCCCGATGCTGACGGGCGCGGCGGGCTACGCCGAGTCGAGCGTGACGTTGCTCCTGGCCCTCTTCGGTGTCGGCGCGACGGCGGGCAACCTGCTGGGCGGCCGCCTGGCGGACCACTCCCTTCGGGGGACGCTGTTCGGCGGGCTGGCCTCGCTCGGCGCGGTACTGCTCCTGTTCCCGCTGCTGATGCGGGCGGAGTGGAGCGCGGCGCTGGCGGTCGCCCTGCTGGGCCTGGCGGCCTTCATCACGGGCACGCCGCTGCAGCTGATGGTGATGGAGAAGGCGTCGGCGGCCCCGTCCCTGGCCTCCTCCGCCAACCAGGCCGCCTTCAACCTGGCGAACGCCGGTGGCGCCTGGATCGGCGGCCTGGCCCTCGCGGCGGACTTCGGTACGACGTCGCCCGCGCTGGCGGGTGCGATGCTCGCCGTGCTGGGACTGGGTGTGGCGGCGGTGGCGTACGCCGTCGACCGGCGTCGGACTCCGTCGGCCGGCCGGGAGAGGCTGGTCGCCTCCCATGTGCCGGAAGAGCCGGCGGCGCTGCACCACTGA
- a CDS encoding endonuclease/exonuclease/phosphatase family protein produces the protein MAQQAYMTETADGGSGPERPGSRLRRLMHRLFSGWRGDPRIWRRGIILASLALLLALVMLLHSHIPNKVGNLGSLTETFLPWLGLAVPVLLLLGLIRKSATALIAVLLPAIVWLNLFGGLLTDKSGSGGDLMVATHNVNAENPDPAATARSVASSGADVLALEEVPGNEVPVYEKALAPTYQHHAVVGTVGLWSKYPMTDVRAVDIKLGWERAMRATVSTPKGQIAVYVAHMPSVRVKVEAGFTARQRDTSADALGEAIAEEPLKRVVLLGDLNGTMNDRSLNAVTSQMRSTQGAAGSGFGFSWPASLPMARIDQIMVRGVEPESSWTLPRTGSDHLPVAARVKLDTSS, from the coding sequence ATGGCGCAGCAGGCGTACATGACGGAGACGGCGGACGGCGGCTCGGGGCCCGAGCGACCGGGATCCCGGCTTCGGCGCCTGATGCACAGGCTCTTCTCCGGCTGGCGCGGCGATCCACGGATCTGGCGTCGTGGCATCATCCTCGCGTCGCTGGCCCTGCTCCTCGCCCTGGTGATGCTGCTGCACTCGCACATCCCGAACAAGGTGGGCAACCTCGGCAGCCTTACGGAGACGTTTCTGCCCTGGCTGGGTCTCGCCGTCCCGGTGCTGCTGCTTCTCGGCCTGATCCGGAAGTCGGCGACCGCGCTGATCGCCGTACTGCTCCCGGCGATCGTGTGGCTGAACCTCTTCGGCGGGCTGCTCACCGACAAGTCGGGCTCGGGCGGCGACCTGATGGTGGCGACCCACAACGTCAACGCCGAGAACCCGGACCCCGCAGCGACCGCCCGCTCCGTGGCCTCCTCCGGCGCCGACGTCCTGGCCCTGGAAGAGGTTCCCGGCAACGAGGTGCCCGTCTACGAGAAGGCGCTGGCGCCGACGTACCAGCACCACGCGGTGGTCGGCACGGTCGGCCTGTGGAGCAAGTACCCGATGACCGACGTGCGGGCCGTCGACATCAAGCTGGGCTGGGAGCGCGCGATGCGCGCCACCGTGTCGACGCCCAAGGGGCAGATCGCGGTGTATGTCGCGCACATGCCCTCGGTCCGGGTGAAGGTGGAGGCCGGCTTCACCGCCCGGCAGCGGGACACGAGCGCCGACGCGCTCGGCGAGGCCATCGCCGAGGAGCCGCTGAAGCGGGTGGTCCTGCTCGGTGACCTGAACGGTACGATGAACGACCGCTCGCTCAACGCGGTCACCTCGCAGATGCGCTCCACGCAGGGCGCGGCGGGCAGTGGCTTCGGGTTCAGCTGGCCGGCGTCGCTCCCGATGGCGCGGATCGACCAGATCATGGTCAGGGGAGTGGAGCCGGAGAGCTCCTGGACGCTGCCGCGCACCGGCAGCGATCACCTTCCGGTGGCCGCCCGTGTGAAGCTGGACACGTCCTCGTAA
- a CDS encoding TetR/AcrR family transcriptional regulator, with product MSLAESRPRPDGPVRGRPRSEAAERAILEGVMKLLEDGVPLAELSIERVARTAGVGKATIYRRWSGKEELFVDVVRAAEPPDPELPGTSLRDDLVVLLESLRRRGLASRSSAILHNVYAQMKSSPRIWSEYHDTVVAPRRALAMEVLRRARENGELRPDVDLELANDMFVGPMLVRAIMRPDAELPEGLAEEIVDRVLDGLRPVSSTAS from the coding sequence GTGAGCCTTGCCGAAAGCCGGCCGCGACCGGACGGGCCCGTGCGGGGACGCCCCCGCAGCGAGGCCGCGGAACGGGCCATCCTGGAAGGCGTGATGAAGCTCCTGGAGGACGGCGTACCGCTCGCCGAACTCTCCATCGAGCGCGTCGCGCGCACGGCCGGCGTCGGCAAGGCCACCATCTACCGCCGCTGGAGCGGCAAGGAGGAGCTGTTCGTCGACGTCGTACGCGCCGCCGAGCCCCCCGACCCAGAGCTGCCCGGCACCTCCCTGCGCGACGACCTCGTCGTGCTGCTGGAGTCCCTGCGCCGGCGCGGCCTCGCCAGCCGCTCCTCGGCGATCCTGCACAACGTGTACGCGCAGATGAAGTCCAGCCCCAGGATCTGGTCGGAGTACCACGACACCGTCGTCGCTCCCCGCCGCGCCCTCGCCATGGAGGTACTGCGCCGGGCGCGGGAGAACGGCGAACTGCGGCCGGACGTCGACCTGGAACTGGCCAACGACATGTTCGTCGGCCCCATGCTGGTGCGCGCCATCATGCGCCCCGACGCCGAGCTGCCCGAGGGGCTGGCGGAGGAGATCGTCGACCGGGTCCTGGACGGCCTGCGGCCCGTCAGCTCGACAGCCTCGTAG
- a CDS encoding MFS transporter, protein MTSPVPASRIPEAVHRRRWAILGVLMLSLLIVVLDNSILNVAIKTISSPAPTGLGASQGQIEWAINAYTLVFAGLLFTAGLVGDRLGRKKVLLGGIAVFGIGSALAAESGSPGQLIAYRALMALGAAFVMPATLAVLMNVFEREEQPKAIGIWAGGVGLAIAIGPITGGALLDHFWWGSVFFVNVPIVIVALVLMAVLVPDSRDPKPGRLDPVGVVLSVVGLVLLVYGIIKGGELADFTDAKVLATIIAGLVVLAGFVVFERHSDHPSLDVTYFKNKVFSAAMGAIALVFFALMGVTFFGVFYTQSVRGYSPLESGVLMLPLAVAQLIFAPRARLLVDRFGNRATTTAGLVLIAATLAMFATFEADTPIWLLEVVFFLMGTGMAHIMTPTSVVIMQALPREKAGSASALSNTFRQVGGALGIAVLGSVLAASYRHGIEGKLGLLPPALRDKAAESIEATLGIAGKLGPQGKALVTPADDAFLHAMHVTALCGVGVALIGAVVTALFLPGKAPAAQQGEQETELVAAAE, encoded by the coding sequence ATGACAAGTCCCGTCCCTGCCTCCCGAATACCGGAAGCGGTGCACCGACGCCGATGGGCGATCCTCGGCGTGCTGATGCTGAGCCTGCTGATCGTGGTGCTCGACAACTCGATCCTGAATGTCGCCATCAAGACCATCTCCAGCCCCGCGCCGACCGGCCTCGGCGCCTCCCAGGGCCAGATCGAGTGGGCGATCAACGCCTATACCCTCGTCTTCGCCGGCCTGCTGTTCACCGCCGGCCTCGTCGGTGACCGCCTCGGCCGCAAGAAGGTGCTGCTCGGCGGCATCGCGGTGTTCGGCATCGGCTCCGCCCTGGCCGCCGAGTCCGGCTCGCCCGGCCAGCTGATCGCCTACCGCGCGCTGATGGCCCTCGGTGCCGCCTTCGTCATGCCGGCCACCCTCGCCGTCCTGATGAACGTCTTCGAGCGCGAGGAGCAGCCGAAGGCCATCGGTATCTGGGCCGGCGGTGTGGGCCTCGCGATCGCCATCGGGCCGATCACCGGCGGTGCGCTCCTCGACCACTTCTGGTGGGGCTCGGTCTTCTTCGTCAACGTGCCGATCGTGATCGTCGCACTGGTCCTCATGGCCGTGCTGGTGCCCGACTCCCGCGACCCGAAGCCCGGCCGTCTCGACCCCGTCGGTGTCGTCCTGTCCGTCGTCGGCCTCGTCCTGCTGGTCTACGGCATCATCAAGGGCGGCGAGCTGGCCGACTTCACCGACGCGAAGGTACTGGCGACCATCATCGCCGGTCTCGTCGTCCTCGCCGGCTTCGTGGTCTTCGAGCGGCACAGCGACCACCCGTCGCTCGACGTCACCTACTTCAAGAACAAGGTCTTCTCGGCCGCCATGGGCGCCATCGCGCTGGTCTTCTTCGCGCTGATGGGCGTCACCTTCTTCGGTGTCTTCTACACCCAGAGCGTGCGCGGCTACTCGCCGCTGGAGTCCGGCGTGCTGATGCTGCCGCTCGCCGTCGCCCAGCTGATCTTCGCGCCGCGCGCCCGGCTGCTGGTCGACCGGTTCGGCAACCGGGCCACCACCACCGCCGGTCTGGTGCTGATCGCGGCCACGCTGGCCATGTTCGCCACCTTCGAGGCCGACACCCCGATCTGGCTGCTCGAGGTCGTCTTCTTCCTCATGGGCACCGGCATGGCGCACATCATGACGCCGACCTCGGTCGTCATCATGCAGGCCCTGCCGCGCGAGAAGGCGGGCTCGGCCTCCGCGCTCAGCAACACCTTCCGCCAGGTCGGCGGCGCGCTCGGCATCGCCGTCCTCGGCTCGGTGCTCGCCGCGTCGTACCGGCACGGCATCGAGGGCAAGCTCGGCTTGCTGCCGCCCGCCCTGCGCGACAAGGCCGCCGAGTCCATCGAGGCCACCCTCGGCATCGCCGGCAAGCTCGGCCCGCAGGGCAAGGCCCTGGTCACGCCCGCCGACGACGCGTTCCTGCACGCCATGCACGTCACCGCCCTGTGCGGGGTGGGCGTCGCGCTGATCGGCGCCGTGGTGACGGCCCTGTTCCTGCCGGGCAAGGCGCCGGCCGCTCAGCAGGGCGAGCAGGAAACGGAGTTGGTCGCGGCCGCGGAGTGA
- the panB gene encoding 3-methyl-2-oxobutanoate hydroxymethyltransferase: MTQLSAAQNAQSGHSATSDGSKALYGGKSTRRITVRDITLAKERGEKWPMLTAYDAMTASVFDESGIPVILVGDSAGNCHLGYETTVPVTLDEMTMLSAAVVRGTQRALIVGDLPFGSYQEGPVQALRSATRLVKEAGVGAVKLEGGERSHEQIRLLVESGIPVMAHIGLTPQSVNSMGYRVQGRGEEAAQQLLRDAKAVQDAGAFAVVLELVPAELAAEVTRVLHIPTIGIGAGPETDAQVLVWTDMLGLTSGRVPKFVKKYADLREVMGNAVKSFAEDVITGTFPLEEHSVH, translated from the coding sequence ATGACGCAGCTTTCGGCTGCCCAGAACGCGCAGAGCGGGCATTCCGCAACCTCCGACGGCAGCAAGGCGCTGTACGGGGGGAAGAGCACCCGACGCATCACCGTCCGCGACATCACGCTCGCCAAGGAACGCGGCGAGAAGTGGCCCATGCTCACCGCCTACGACGCGATGACCGCGTCCGTCTTCGACGAGTCCGGGATCCCGGTGATCCTGGTCGGCGACTCGGCGGGCAACTGTCACCTCGGGTACGAGACGACCGTGCCCGTCACCCTCGACGAGATGACGATGCTGTCGGCGGCCGTGGTCCGCGGCACGCAGCGCGCCCTGATCGTCGGCGACCTCCCGTTCGGCTCCTACCAGGAGGGTCCGGTGCAGGCGCTGCGCTCGGCGACCCGGCTGGTGAAGGAGGCCGGGGTCGGGGCGGTCAAGCTGGAGGGCGGCGAGCGGTCGCACGAGCAGATCCGGCTGCTGGTCGAGTCCGGCATCCCGGTCATGGCCCACATCGGGCTGACCCCGCAGTCCGTCAACTCGATGGGCTATCGCGTGCAGGGGCGCGGCGAGGAGGCGGCGCAGCAGCTGCTGCGGGACGCGAAGGCGGTCCAGGACGCGGGCGCCTTCGCGGTCGTCCTGGAACTCGTCCCGGCGGAGCTGGCGGCCGAGGTGACGCGGGTGCTGCACATCCCGACCATCGGCATCGGTGCCGGCCCCGAGACGGACGCTCAGGTCCTGGTCTGGACGGACATGCTCGGCCTGACCTCCGGCCGGGTCCCGAAGTTCGTCAAGAAGTACGCCGACCTGCGTGAGGTCATGGGCAACGCGGTGAAGTCGTTCGCGGAGGACGTCATCACCGGCACGTTCCCCCTGGAGGAACACTCCGTCCACTGA
- a CDS encoding ATP-binding cassette domain-containing protein: MTHIDNPAGDSHAVHVRGLVKHYGETKALDGVDLDVREGTVMGVLGPNGAGKTTLVRILSTLITPDAGQATVAGYDVVRQPRQLRRVIGLTGQYASVDEKLPGWENLYMIGRLLDLSRKDARARADELLERFSLTEAARRPASTYSGGMRRRLDLAASMIGRPAVLYLDEPTTGLDPRTRNEVWDEVKAMVGDGVTVLLTTQYMEEAEQLASELTVVDHGKVIANGGIEELKAKVGGRTLRVRPADPLQLRPLAAMLDELGITGLASTTVDPESGTLLVPVLSDEQLTAVVGAVTARGITISSITTELPSLDEVFLSLTGHRASAPQDATPADDRQEVAV, encoded by the coding sequence ATGACACACATCGACAACCCCGCCGGCGACAGCCACGCCGTGCACGTACGGGGACTGGTCAAGCACTACGGCGAGACCAAGGCGCTGGACGGTGTCGACCTGGACGTGCGCGAGGGCACCGTGATGGGTGTGCTCGGGCCGAACGGCGCCGGCAAGACCACCCTCGTACGGATCCTGTCCACCCTGATCACCCCGGATGCCGGACAGGCCACCGTGGCCGGCTACGACGTCGTACGGCAGCCGAGGCAGCTGCGCCGGGTGATCGGGCTGACCGGGCAGTACGCCTCGGTGGACGAGAAGCTGCCCGGCTGGGAGAACCTGTACATGATCGGCCGGCTGCTCGACCTGTCCCGCAAGGACGCCCGCGCCCGCGCCGACGAACTGCTGGAGCGGTTCTCCCTGACGGAGGCGGCCAGGCGACCGGCGAGCACGTACTCCGGCGGTATGCGGCGGCGGCTGGATCTCGCCGCCTCGATGATCGGCCGCCCGGCTGTCCTCTACCTCGACGAGCCCACCACCGGGCTCGACCCCCGTACCCGCAACGAGGTCTGGGACGAGGTCAAGGCCATGGTCGGTGACGGCGTCACCGTGCTGCTGACCACCCAGTACATGGAGGAGGCCGAGCAGCTCGCCTCCGAACTGACCGTGGTCGACCACGGCAAGGTCATCGCGAACGGCGGGATCGAGGAGCTGAAGGCCAAGGTCGGCGGCCGTACCCTCCGTGTGCGGCCCGCCGACCCGCTGCAGCTGCGCCCGCTCGCCGCCATGCTGGACGAGCTGGGCATCACCGGGCTCGCGAGCACCACCGTGGACCCCGAGTCCGGGACGCTGCTGGTGCCGGTCCTCAGCGACGAGCAGCTGACCGCCGTGGTCGGCGCGGTCACCGCGCGCGGCATCACGATCTCCTCCATCACCACCGAACTGCCCAGCCTGGACGAGGTGTTCCTGTCCCTCACCGGCCACCGTGCCAGTGCCCCGCAGGACGCCACGCCCGCCGACGACCGCCAGGAGGTCGCCGTATGA
- a CDS encoding ABC transporter permease, with translation MTATAATPVADVDVRIPLRGHLRHTGALIRRNLLWIRQDPESMFDALFMPVVFTLLFVYVFGGSIGQALGGGQSQYVQYVIPGMIAMMSMTLSQGVGTGFSQDFNSGVMDRFRTLPIGRGSVLFAKIAVELGRMLFATVILMVVAVLVGFHIHHWAGLFATVGLSALFASSIMWVFLTLGVMLKNAQSVQGVGFLVLFPLQFGSSIFAPTRSMPGWLRHFTDYNPLSTLADAARGLMVGGPVAHDLWVTVGWSVAITAVMAPIAIHKFRTKS, from the coding sequence ATGACCGCCACCGCAGCCACTCCCGTCGCCGACGTCGACGTCCGTATCCCGCTGCGCGGGCATCTGCGACACACCGGCGCGCTCATCCGGCGCAATCTGCTCTGGATCCGCCAGGACCCGGAGTCGATGTTCGACGCGCTGTTCATGCCGGTCGTCTTCACGCTGCTGTTCGTGTACGTCTTCGGCGGCTCGATCGGCCAGGCGCTGGGCGGCGGCCAGAGTCAGTACGTGCAGTACGTCATCCCCGGCATGATCGCGATGATGAGCATGACGCTCTCACAGGGTGTCGGCACCGGATTCAGCCAGGACTTCAACAGCGGGGTCATGGACCGGTTCCGCACGCTGCCGATCGGCCGTGGATCCGTGCTGTTCGCGAAGATCGCCGTCGAGCTGGGGCGGATGCTGTTCGCGACGGTCATCCTGATGGTCGTCGCCGTCCTGGTGGGTTTCCACATCCATCACTGGGCGGGCCTGTTCGCGACGGTGGGCCTGTCCGCGCTGTTCGCCTCCTCGATCATGTGGGTGTTCCTCACCCTCGGCGTGATGCTGAAGAACGCGCAGTCCGTGCAGGGCGTGGGCTTCCTGGTGCTGTTCCCGCTGCAGTTCGGGTCCTCGATCTTCGCGCCGACCAGGTCGATGCCGGGCTGGCTGCGGCACTTCACCGACTACAACCCGCTGTCCACGCTCGCGGACGCGGCCCGCGGGCTGATGGTGGGCGGCCCGGTGGCGCACGACCTGTGGGTGACGGTCGGCTGGTCGGTGGCGATCACGGCCGTCATGGCACCGATCGCCATCCACAAGTTCCGCACGAAGAGCTGA